The Rhodopseudomonas palustris genome window below encodes:
- a CDS encoding ATP-binding protein: MSSSSNPGPPDAAVTDPSGRLALDLTECDREPIHIPGAIQPHGYLFALVDADLRIVSVSANVEDLLGQSPAALLDVSIANHITAASFARLTHVLYGGDTAAMNPIRVDVATSEGERAFNGILHRHDSLVILELEPRDESRYTNEFFRSVRVAIRRLQTAADLPAACRIAASEVRRITGFDRIKVYRFAADWSGQVIAEDRDTGIPSLMDFHFPSSDIPAQSRALYTINPVRIIPNIGYRPSPLVPDVNPRVGGPIDLSFSVLRSVSPTHLEYMVNMGMHAAMSISIVRDGRLWGMISCHNLTPRFVSYEVRQACELIAQVLTWQIGVLEEAEIVRHSVRMRAIQNRLLHELGDEQGLTAGLSRVSDEMLTLMGASGFALSSFDGVTAFGRTPSADEIQALASWLSHRESRGIFQTQQLSASFPEAEVYSDIASGLLAVPLGRASTTLMLWFRPEVAQTVTWGGDPHKPVQIGPRGKRLQTRASFEAWREEVRDRSRPWRSHEIVAAEEIRDLVVDVILGRAEELENANRELSRSNDELESFAYVAAHDLKEPLRHIEAFAGLLSDLLLPEARSRLSVMVNGIEASSRRLRALINDLAEYSRIGRQARPLQPVDLNQILAEVLSDLKPMLQDARAEVVSDPLPTVLCDGSQIRQLLQNLISNAVKYRDAERLPRVTIAATIDSPLPAPAGANIRRARITIADNGIGFDEQYREQIFEPFQRLHGPDEYQGTGIGLAICRKIVHRHGGTISAKSHVGQGSVFTFTLPLCEQDTTES, from the coding sequence ATGAGCTCTTCATCAAATCCAGGCCCGCCCGATGCAGCCGTGACAGATCCGAGCGGGCGGCTCGCGCTTGACCTTACCGAGTGCGACCGCGAACCGATTCATATTCCCGGCGCGATCCAACCCCACGGCTACCTGTTCGCCTTAGTCGATGCCGATCTGCGGATCGTATCCGTCAGCGCCAACGTGGAGGATCTGCTCGGGCAGTCGCCTGCTGCGCTGCTCGACGTGTCGATCGCCAACCACATCACCGCTGCCAGCTTCGCGCGGCTGACGCACGTTCTCTACGGCGGCGATACGGCGGCCATGAACCCGATCCGGGTGGACGTCGCGACGTCTGAAGGAGAACGCGCGTTCAACGGCATTCTGCACCGGCACGACTCTCTGGTCATTCTCGAACTCGAGCCGCGCGACGAGTCGCGCTACACGAACGAGTTCTTTCGCAGTGTCCGCGTTGCGATCCGTCGTCTGCAGACCGCGGCCGATTTGCCGGCCGCCTGCCGGATTGCAGCCAGCGAAGTCCGCCGCATCACCGGATTCGACCGGATCAAGGTATACCGGTTCGCGGCCGACTGGAGCGGTCAGGTGATCGCCGAAGACCGTGACACCGGAATTCCGTCGCTGATGGACTTTCACTTTCCGTCGTCCGACATCCCCGCGCAATCGCGCGCGCTGTACACGATCAATCCCGTCCGCATCATCCCGAACATCGGGTATCGCCCCTCGCCGCTGGTGCCTGACGTCAACCCGCGGGTCGGCGGCCCGATCGATCTCAGCTTCTCGGTGCTGCGCAGCGTATCACCGACCCATCTCGAGTACATGGTCAACATGGGCATGCACGCCGCGATGTCGATCTCGATCGTGCGCGACGGCCGGCTCTGGGGCATGATCTCCTGCCACAATCTGACGCCGCGCTTTGTCTCCTACGAAGTCCGGCAGGCCTGCGAACTGATCGCCCAGGTGCTGACTTGGCAGATCGGCGTGCTCGAGGAAGCCGAAATCGTCCGCCACAGCGTGCGGATGCGCGCCATCCAGAACAGGCTGCTGCACGAGCTCGGCGACGAGCAAGGCCTCACCGCCGGCCTCAGCCGCGTCAGCGACGAAATGCTCACCTTGATGGGCGCATCCGGATTTGCGCTGAGCAGCTTCGACGGTGTCACCGCCTTCGGACGAACCCCATCCGCCGACGAGATCCAGGCTCTGGCGTCATGGCTGTCGCACCGCGAGTCGCGCGGCATCTTTCAAACCCAGCAGCTCTCGGCGAGCTTTCCCGAGGCCGAGGTGTATTCGGACATCGCCAGCGGCCTGCTCGCCGTGCCCCTGGGGCGGGCCTCGACGACGCTGATGCTGTGGTTCCGGCCTGAAGTGGCACAGACCGTGACCTGGGGTGGCGATCCGCACAAGCCGGTGCAGATCGGCCCGCGGGGCAAGCGCCTACAGACCCGCGCGTCGTTCGAGGCTTGGCGCGAGGAAGTCCGCGACCGATCGCGCCCTTGGCGTAGCCATGAGATCGTCGCGGCGGAAGAGATCCGCGATCTCGTGGTCGACGTTATTCTCGGCCGCGCCGAAGAACTGGAGAATGCCAACCGCGAACTATCCCGCAGTAATGACGAGCTGGAATCGTTCGCCTATGTCGCGGCCCACGACCTCAAGGAGCCGCTGCGCCACATCGAAGCATTCGCTGGCCTGTTGAGCGATCTATTACTCCCTGAAGCGCGGAGCCGCCTCAGCGTGATGGTGAATGGGATCGAGGCGTCGTCGCGCCGGTTGCGCGCGCTGATCAACGATCTGGCCGAATACTCCAGGATCGGCCGGCAGGCCCGGCCGCTGCAACCGGTCGACCTCAACCAGATTTTGGCCGAGGTGTTGTCCGATCTGAAGCCGATGCTGCAGGATGCACGTGCCGAAGTCGTCTCGGATCCGCTTCCCACGGTGCTGTGCGACGGCAGCCAGATCCGGCAATTGCTGCAGAACCTGATCAGCAATGCGGTGAAGTATCGCGATGCCGAGCGGCTGCCTCGCGTGACCATCGCAGCGACGATCGATAGCCCGCTGCCGGCGCCTGCCGGCGCGAACATACGGAGAGCACGCATCACGATCGCCGACAACGGAATTGGGTTCGATGAGCAATACCGCGAGCAGATCTTCGAGCCGTTTCAGCGCCTCCACGGTCCGGACGAATATCAAGGCACCGGAATTGGCCTGGCGATCTGCCGCAAGATCGTCCATCGGCACGGCGGCACGATTTCGGCAAAGAGCCACGTCGGACAGGGATCGGTGTTCACCTTCACGCTGCCGTTGTGCGAGCAGGACACGACGGAGAGCTGA
- a CDS encoding class II glutamine amidotransferase, translating to MCRWLAYRGEETSFDSYVTEPVHSLINQSLRARESAGSTNGDGFGLGWYGIHPEPGLYRETRPAWSDENLRYLCRHLQSHMFFAHVRAATGTAVTRQNCHPFACGRWMFMHNGFIGSWSRLRRKVEAMIPDHLYPSRLGTTDSEAVFLAMMGEGLEHDPIGATQRVMRALSALVDEDGLRERMRFTSALANGHDLYAFRFAHNDTANTLYYRDDGPLVVASEPFDTEQHWSEVPANHVLISRPSRPVEIRPFMPTAAHLPQEPTVAQNVVERA from the coding sequence ATGTGCCGCTGGCTGGCATACCGCGGAGAAGAAACGTCATTCGACAGCTACGTCACCGAACCGGTCCACTCCCTGATCAATCAGAGCCTCCGCGCCCGGGAATCCGCCGGCAGCACCAACGGAGACGGCTTCGGGCTCGGCTGGTACGGCATTCATCCCGAGCCGGGGCTTTATCGCGAGACCCGGCCGGCGTGGTCGGACGAGAACCTGCGTTACCTCTGCCGACACCTGCAGTCGCATATGTTCTTCGCCCACGTTCGCGCGGCGACTGGAACGGCGGTGACGCGGCAGAACTGCCACCCGTTCGCGTGCGGACGGTGGATGTTCATGCACAACGGCTTCATCGGCAGCTGGAGCCGATTGCGGCGCAAGGTCGAGGCGATGATCCCGGATCATCTGTATCCGTCGCGGCTCGGCACCACCGATTCCGAAGCGGTGTTTCTGGCAATGATGGGCGAAGGCCTGGAGCACGATCCGATCGGCGCAACCCAGCGTGTGATGCGCGCGCTGAGCGCATTGGTCGACGAAGACGGCTTGCGCGAACGGATGCGGTTTACGTCGGCGCTGGCGAACGGACACGACCTCTACGCCTTCCGCTTCGCGCATAACGACACGGCCAACACCCTATATTATCGCGATGACGGCCCGCTGGTCGTGGCGTCGGAGCCGTTCGACACCGAACAGCATTGGTCCGAAGTCCCTGCTAATCACGTGCTGATTTCGCGCCCCTCGCGGCCGGTCGAAATTCGTCCCTTCATGCCAACGGCGGCGCATCTGCCGCAGGAACCCACGGTTGCCCAGAATGTTGTCGAGCGAGCTTAA
- the cyoB gene encoding cytochrome o ubiquinol oxidase subunit I: MLGKLDWSAIPIDQPIPLIAAAIVMAAILATLLWAGIKGYFPYLWHEWITSVDHKRIGVMYVLLAMVMLLRGGTDAIMMRTQQAVAYQSPGYLPPEHYNQIFSAHGTIMIFFVAMPFVIGLMNLVVPLQLGVRDVAFPTLNSVGFWLTASGALLVNLSLVIGEFARTGWLPFPPLSELSYSPGVGVDYYAWALQISGIGTLVAGINLVTTVLKLRTRGMTYLRMPMFCWTTLASNLLIVAAFPILTATLAMLLLDRYLGFHFFTNEAGGNMMMFMNLIWAWGHPEVYILVLPAFGVFSEVVSTFSGKPLFGYRSMVLATMAICIISFMVWLHHFFTMGAGATVNAVFGIASMIIAVPTGVKIYNWLFTMYGGRIRFETPMLWAVGFMVTFIIGGLTGVLVAVPPADFQLHNSMFLVAHFHNVIIGGVLFGAFAGYTYWFPKAFGFRLHEGLGKAAFWFTLIGFYVTFMPLYVAGLLGMTRRLQHYDVAAWHPWMIVAAIGTGIISIGVMLQIVQFVVSIRHRDELRDRTGDPWDGRSLEWATASPPPVFNFAVAPDVTGEDAYWAAKQKAQQHGLETRTQDYRDIEMPCNSPTGIVCAFFATVMGFAMVWHIWWMVVLGGIGAFATFVVFAWRDHDEYVVPAAEVERIDRANIAERKAALSAVAAS, from the coding sequence ATGCTCGGCAAGCTCGACTGGTCGGCCATTCCGATTGATCAGCCAATCCCGCTGATCGCTGCGGCGATCGTGATGGCGGCGATCCTTGCCACGCTGCTGTGGGCGGGGATCAAGGGCTACTTCCCGTATCTTTGGCATGAGTGGATCACCAGCGTCGATCACAAGCGGATCGGTGTGATGTACGTGCTGCTGGCGATGGTGATGCTGCTGCGCGGCGGCACCGATGCGATCATGATGCGAACCCAGCAAGCGGTCGCCTATCAGTCGCCGGGATATCTGCCGCCCGAGCACTACAACCAGATCTTCTCGGCACACGGCACGATCATGATCTTCTTCGTCGCCATGCCGTTCGTGATCGGGCTGATGAACCTGGTGGTGCCGCTGCAGCTCGGCGTCCGTGACGTGGCGTTTCCGACTTTGAACTCGGTCGGGTTCTGGTTGACCGCGAGCGGCGCGCTGCTGGTCAACCTGTCGCTGGTGATCGGCGAATTCGCTCGCACCGGCTGGCTGCCGTTTCCGCCGCTCTCCGAGCTGAGCTACTCACCGGGCGTCGGCGTCGACTATTACGCCTGGGCACTGCAGATCTCCGGCATCGGCACGCTGGTGGCCGGGATCAACCTCGTCACCACCGTGCTCAAGCTGCGGACCCGCGGCATGACCTACTTGCGGATGCCGATGTTCTGCTGGACGACGCTGGCCTCGAACTTGCTGATCGTCGCGGCGTTCCCGATCCTGACCGCCACCTTGGCGATGCTGCTGCTCGACCGCTACCTCGGCTTCCACTTCTTCACCAACGAGGCCGGCGGCAACATGATGATGTTCATGAACCTGATCTGGGCCTGGGGTCATCCGGAAGTTTACATCCTGGTGCTGCCGGCGTTCGGCGTGTTCTCCGAAGTGGTGTCGACGTTCTCAGGCAAGCCGCTGTTCGGCTATCGCTCGATGGTGCTGGCGACGATGGCGATCTGCATCATCTCGTTCATGGTGTGGCTGCACCACTTCTTCACCATGGGGGCGGGGGCCACCGTCAACGCGGTGTTCGGCATCGCCAGCATGATTATCGCGGTGCCGACCGGGGTGAAGATCTACAACTGGCTGTTCACGATGTATGGCGGCCGGATCCGGTTCGAGACGCCGATGCTGTGGGCGGTTGGCTTCATGGTGACGTTCATTATCGGAGGGCTCACCGGCGTTCTGGTTGCGGTGCCGCCGGCCGACTTCCAGCTCCACAACAGCATGTTTCTGGTGGCGCATTTCCACAACGTCATCATCGGCGGCGTGCTGTTCGGCGCGTTCGCCGGCTACACCTACTGGTTTCCCAAGGCGTTCGGCTTCCGCCTGCACGAGGGGCTCGGCAAGGCCGCGTTCTGGTTCACGCTGATCGGCTTCTACGTCACCTTCATGCCGCTGTATGTCGCCGGCCTGCTCGGCATGACGCGCCGGCTGCAGCACTACGACGTCGCCGCCTGGCATCCTTGGATGATCGTGGCGGCGATCGGCACCGGGATCATCAGCATCGGCGTGATGCTGCAGATCGTGCAGTTCGTCGTCAGCATCCGCCACCGCGACGAGTTGCGCGATCGCACCGGTGATCCGTGGGATGGCCGTTCGTTGGAATGGGCCACCGCGTCACCGCCGCCGGTGTTCAATTTCGCGGTCGCCCCTGATGTTACGGGCGAGGATGCGTATTGGGCCGCGAAGCAGAAGGCGCAGCAGCACGGTCTCGAAACCCGCACGCAGGACTATCGCGACATCGAGATGCCGTGCAATTCGCCGACCGGCATCGTATGCGCGTTCTTCGCCACGGTGATGGGCTTTGCGATGGTGTGGCACATCTGGTGGATGGTGGTGCTCGGCGGCATCGGCGCGTTTGCCACCTTCGTGGTGTTCGCCTGGCGTGACCACGACGAATACGTCGTTCCCGCCGCCGAGGTCGAACGGATCGACCGCGCCAATATCGCGGAGCGCAAGGCGGCGCTGAGCGCCGTGGCCGCGTCATGA
- a CDS encoding cytochrome ubiquinol oxidase subunit II, with translation MNILDPQGPVAYGNSTILIDSVVIMLAIVVPTIVAILAFAFWFRASNPRARHRPEFTYSGRIELVVWSIPTLTVILLGGVTWIGSHQLDPAAPVEGTGSPVRIQVVSMDWKWLFIYPDQRIATVNTLTVPVGVSLQFELTSASVMNAFFIPQLGSMIYTMNGMVTRLNLRADAEGDLRGLSSHFSGDGFPDMTFPVHVVSTVAFPDWVAETAKSGRELNADSYKDLMKQAPESGTPTYRLADPLLFHAISTQQIPPQSGPRPTEQGAPSHIEANWGANAICSASSTGRPFRLISQSR, from the coding sequence ATGAACATCCTCGACCCGCAAGGTCCAGTCGCGTACGGGAACTCGACCATCCTGATCGACTCGGTTGTGATCATGTTGGCGATCGTGGTGCCGACAATCGTCGCGATCCTGGCGTTCGCATTTTGGTTCCGCGCTTCCAATCCGCGCGCCAGACATCGGCCGGAGTTCACCTATTCGGGCCGGATCGAACTGGTGGTGTGGTCGATTCCGACGCTCACCGTCATCCTGCTCGGCGGCGTCACCTGGATCGGATCGCATCAGCTCGATCCTGCCGCGCCGGTCGAAGGCACCGGAAGCCCGGTCCGCATCCAGGTGGTGTCGATGGACTGGAAGTGGCTGTTCATTTACCCGGATCAACGCATCGCGACGGTCAACACACTGACCGTGCCGGTCGGCGTGTCACTGCAGTTCGAGCTGACGTCGGCGAGCGTGATGAACGCGTTCTTCATCCCGCAGCTCGGCAGCATGATCTACACCATGAACGGCATGGTGACGCGGCTCAACCTGCGCGCCGATGCCGAGGGCGATCTGCGCGGATTGTCGTCGCATTTCAGTGGCGACGGCTTTCCCGACATGACATTTCCGGTGCACGTGGTCTCGACCGTGGCGTTTCCCGACTGGGTTGCCGAGACTGCGAAGAGCGGCCGCGAGCTCAACGCTGACAGCTATAAGGACCTGATGAAACAAGCACCGGAGAGCGGAACGCCGACCTATCGGCTGGCTGATCCGTTGCTATTTCACGCGATCAGCACCCAGCAAATCCCGCCACAGTCGGGACCGCGGCCGACCGAACAAGGCGCGCCGTCCCACATCGAAGCGAATTGGGGAGCCAACGCGATATGCTCGGCAAGCTCGACTGGTCGGCCATTCCGATTGATCAGCCAATCCCGCTGA
- a CDS encoding cytochrome (ubi)quinol oxidase subunit III produces MTEVALSHGQADPHHLGGLQSVGASHAGPASKRIVAGYGFWIFLLSDIVMFSCFFASYAVLSGATAGGPAGAQLFDLRNVAIETACLLLSSFTCGMASLAAAVGSQRWFQVAMAATGMLGAAFLGLELREFADLVEQGAGPTRSAFLSAFFTLVGCHGLHVTAGVLWLLTMMAQVFAKGFRADICRRLLCFALFWHALDIIWVAIFSMVYLLGSGT; encoded by the coding sequence ATGACCGAGGTTGCGCTGTCGCACGGTCAGGCAGACCCGCACCATCTGGGCGGGCTGCAGTCGGTCGGCGCCAGCCACGCCGGGCCGGCCTCGAAGCGGATCGTGGCCGGCTACGGCTTCTGGATCTTCCTGTTGTCCGACATCGTGATGTTCTCGTGCTTCTTTGCGAGCTACGCGGTGCTGTCGGGCGCCACCGCCGGCGGGCCAGCCGGTGCGCAGCTGTTTGATCTCCGCAACGTCGCAATCGAGACGGCTTGCCTGCTGCTCTCGAGCTTCACCTGCGGCATGGCGAGCCTCGCCGCTGCGGTCGGCAGCCAGCGCTGGTTTCAGGTCGCGATGGCGGCGACCGGCATGCTCGGCGCGGCGTTTCTCGGACTGGAGCTGCGCGAGTTTGCCGACCTGGTGGAGCAGGGGGCCGGCCCGACCCGCAGTGCGTTTCTCTCGGCCTTCTTCACGCTGGTCGGCTGCCACGGCCTGCACGTTACCGCGGGTGTGCTGTGGCTGCTGACGATGATGGCTCAAGTGTTCGCCAAGGGCTTCCGGGCCGACATCTGCCGGCGCCTATTGTGTTTCGCGCTGTTCTGGCACGCGCTCGACATCATCTGGGTGGCGATCTTTTCGATGGTCTATCTGTTGGGGAGCGGCACATGA
- the cyoD gene encoding cytochrome o ubiquinol oxidase subunit IV, producing MSEQRSGHGGELYDVAPGDEEEVRIGPRLLGYGVGLGLSVLLTATSFFIAGTDLVWQPSIPVAIAVLAIAQMGVQLVFFLHITTGPDNTNNVLALAFGGLIVLLVVGGSIWIMGHLNHNMMPMEQIMRMGG from the coding sequence ATGAGCGAGCAGCGAAGCGGCCACGGCGGCGAGCTCTATGACGTCGCGCCCGGCGATGAAGAGGAAGTCCGCATCGGCCCGCGACTGCTCGGCTATGGCGTCGGGCTCGGTCTGTCGGTTCTGCTCACCGCGACGTCGTTCTTCATCGCCGGCACGGATCTGGTGTGGCAGCCGAGCATTCCGGTGGCGATCGCGGTGCTGGCGATCGCTCAGATGGGCGTGCAGCTCGTGTTCTTCCTGCACATCACCACCGGTCCCGATAACACCAACAACGTGCTGGCGCTCGCGTTCGGCGGCCTGATCGTGCTTCTGGTGGTCGGTGGCTCGATCTGGATCATGGGCCACCTCAATCACAACATGATGCCGATGGAGCAGATCATGCGGATGGGCGGCTGA
- a CDS encoding N-acetylglutaminylglutamine amidotransferase — protein sequence MCGICGEIRMRGEPSISSLKAVTRAMHRRGPDAEGLFAQGSMAFGHRRLSILDLAAASQQPMIDSELGLGIVFNGCIYNFRELREQLTQRGYRFFSQGDTEVILKGYHAWGADCVTRFKGMFAFALWERDSGRVVLARDRLGIKPLYYIDHPDYFRFASDLPALLAGEDVDTSLDPVGLHHFFSFHAAVPPPRTILRGVKKLEPATILTLEPDGSRTTRRYWSFAVGARRDDRAMTEQEWTEAVTDAMRNAVDRRRVADVPVGVLLSGGLDSSLIVALLARLGHADVKTFAIGFDSIGEHQGDEFYYSDLVAKHFATAHEQIRIDGREALQHLPDAIQAMSEPMVSHDAVAFYLLSREVAKRVTVVQSGQGADEVFGGYSWYPSLLTANNASDQYREVYFDWKHSDIAKLLTPDLVADDYSSEFVESFFDRTSASSPVDKALQIDAEIMMVDDPVKRVDNMTMAHGLEARVPFLDHEVVELAARLPTSLKLGDGGKYILKKAARALLPAEVIDRPKGYFPVPALRHLQGEFLDYVRDTLSSSAARSRGLYRPEFINHMLDHPEAEMSPKGHSRLWQAALLEAWLQTHV from the coding sequence ATGTGTGGAATCTGCGGAGAGATCCGCATGCGTGGCGAGCCCTCGATTTCGTCATTGAAGGCCGTCACCCGCGCGATGCATCGGCGCGGACCTGACGCGGAAGGATTGTTCGCGCAAGGCAGCATGGCGTTCGGGCATCGCCGCCTCAGCATTCTCGATCTGGCCGCTGCTTCGCAGCAGCCGATGATCGATAGCGAACTCGGCCTCGGGATCGTTTTCAACGGCTGCATCTACAATTTCCGCGAGCTGCGCGAACAGCTCACGCAGCGTGGCTACAGGTTCTTTTCGCAAGGCGACACAGAAGTCATCCTCAAGGGCTATCATGCCTGGGGCGCCGATTGCGTCACCAGGTTCAAGGGCATGTTCGCCTTCGCGCTGTGGGAGCGCGACAGCGGCCGTGTGGTGCTGGCGCGTGATCGCCTCGGCATCAAGCCTCTGTACTACATCGATCACCCCGACTATTTCCGCTTCGCGTCCGACCTGCCCGCGCTGCTCGCAGGCGAGGACGTCGATACGTCGCTCGACCCAGTCGGACTGCATCACTTCTTCAGCTTCCATGCCGCCGTGCCTCCGCCGCGCACCATCCTGCGTGGCGTCAAGAAGCTCGAACCAGCCACCATTCTCACCCTGGAGCCCGATGGATCGAGGACCACGCGGCGCTATTGGAGTTTCGCGGTCGGCGCCCGGCGCGACGATCGGGCGATGACCGAGCAGGAATGGACCGAGGCGGTCACCGACGCAATGCGGAACGCCGTCGATCGCCGCCGCGTCGCCGACGTCCCGGTCGGCGTCCTGCTGTCCGGCGGCCTCGACTCGTCGCTGATCGTGGCTCTGCTCGCCAGGCTCGGCCATGCCGACGTCAAAACCTTCGCGATCGGCTTCGACAGTATCGGCGAACACCAGGGCGACGAGTTCTATTATTCCGACCTGGTGGCGAAGCACTTCGCCACCGCCCACGAGCAGATCAGGATCGACGGCCGGGAGGCTCTGCAGCATCTGCCGGACGCGATCCAGGCGATGTCCGAGCCGATGGTCAGCCACGACGCCGTCGCCTTCTATCTATTGTCCCGCGAGGTCGCGAAGCGGGTCACCGTGGTGCAAAGCGGTCAGGGCGCAGACGAGGTGTTCGGCGGCTATAGCTGGTACCCTTCCCTGCTCACCGCCAATAATGCCTCCGACCAGTATCGCGAAGTGTATTTCGACTGGAAGCACTCCGACATCGCCAAACTGCTGACGCCGGATCTGGTCGCGGACGACTACAGCTCGGAGTTCGTCGAGAGCTTCTTCGACCGCACCTCGGCGAGTTCGCCGGTCGACAAGGCGCTGCAGATCGACGCCGAAATCATGATGGTCGACGATCCGGTCAAGCGGGTCGACAACATGACCATGGCCCATGGCCTCGAAGCGCGGGTACCATTTCTCGACCACGAGGTGGTCGAACTGGCCGCCCGGCTGCCCACCTCGCTCAAGCTCGGCGACGGCGGCAAATACATTCTCAAGAAGGCGGCCCGGGCGCTGCTTCCTGCGGAGGTCATTGACCGGCCGAAGGGCTATTTCCCGGTGCCGGCCCTGCGGCATCTGCAGGGAGAATTCCTCGACTACGTTCGCGACACCCTGTCCTCGTCCGCCGCGCGCAGCCGCGGCCTGTATCGTCCTGAGTTCATCAATCACATGCTCGATCACCCCGAAGCAGAAATGAGTCCGAAAGGTCATTCGCGGCTGTGGCAGGCCGCCCTCCTCGAAGCTTGGTTGCAGACCCATGTTTGA
- a CDS encoding response regulator, protein MTRERTLPTVLVAEDHDYDKLILTEVFARASIAADLRFVSDGEQTLDYIYGRNRFAGRADAPTPALVLLDLNMPRLDGRKVVRLLRQDETVRHLVVIALSTSESAKHITEAYSIGFNAYLVKPANIADYVEAIRSLWHFWMNTASLPTTEAYRP, encoded by the coding sequence ATGACCCGCGAGCGCACGCTTCCGACGGTGCTGGTGGCGGAAGACCACGACTACGACAAGCTGATCCTGACCGAAGTCTTCGCGCGGGCCTCGATTGCCGCCGATCTCCGCTTCGTCAGCGATGGCGAGCAGACACTGGATTACATCTATGGCCGCAACCGGTTCGCCGGCCGTGCGGACGCACCCACCCCTGCGCTCGTGCTGCTCGACCTCAACATGCCGCGGCTCGACGGCCGGAAAGTCGTGCGGCTGTTGCGGCAGGACGAGACGGTACGGCATCTGGTGGTGATTGCACTGTCGACCTCGGAAAGTGCCAAGCACATCACCGAAGCCTATTCGATCGGCTTCAACGCCTATTTGGTCAAGCCGGCCAATATCGCCGACTACGTCGAGGCGATCCGCTCGCTCTGGCACTTCTGGATGAACACGGCCTCGCTTCCGACCACGGAGGCTTATCGGCCGTGA
- a CDS encoding hybrid sensor histidine kinase/response regulator, whose amino-acid sequence MSAIASRILLVDDAEVEYLTMQRMLQKIPGFRATLDWVSRFDEAAAAIDRKEHDLYLVDFRLGPRSGLDLIRDARDRGNIKPIIVLTGHGDPMVDQAATEVGANDYLVKGEFDAIVLERAMRYATRQARTLATLDRRLVECRTTARKLVVQSERRAAAEADVLKVLRQTMIDQETERKRIARELHDNLGQMVTLVQFGLDALARGTPTAASLAEKVASLKHIVNDLSTSLHRVAWEVRPTALDTLGLEDAVSQLVASWEPHCSLVFDLHLGLGERRLPADIESALYRIVQEGITNVVRHAHATRVGVILEFRGSDVICIIEDDGCGIPPEQADEHSSRRLGLVGMRERLALVDGTVELETETGHGTALFVRVPLGAPS is encoded by the coding sequence GTGAGCGCGATCGCGTCCCGAATCCTGCTCGTCGACGATGCGGAGGTCGAATACCTGACGATGCAGCGGATGCTGCAGAAGATCCCCGGGTTTCGGGCAACGCTCGACTGGGTATCGCGGTTCGACGAGGCGGCGGCCGCGATCGATCGCAAAGAGCACGACCTCTATCTCGTCGACTTTCGCCTCGGTCCGCGCAGCGGGCTCGATCTGATCCGCGACGCGCGCGATCGCGGCAACATCAAGCCGATCATCGTGCTGACCGGCCACGGCGACCCGATGGTCGATCAGGCGGCAACCGAGGTCGGCGCCAATGATTACCTCGTCAAGGGCGAGTTCGATGCCATCGTGCTCGAACGGGCGATGCGCTACGCGACCCGCCAAGCAAGGACGCTGGCGACCCTCGACCGCCGGTTGGTGGAATGCCGCACCACGGCGCGGAAGCTGGTCGTGCAGAGCGAACGCCGCGCCGCGGCCGAAGCCGACGTGCTCAAGGTGCTGCGGCAGACCATGATCGACCAGGAAACCGAGCGCAAACGCATCGCACGCGAACTGCACGACAATCTCGGGCAGATGGTCACCCTCGTTCAATTCGGCCTGGATGCGCTCGCGCGCGGCACGCCCACGGCGGCCAGCCTCGCCGAAAAGGTCGCGTCGCTGAAGCACATCGTCAACGATCTCAGCACCAGCCTGCACAGGGTGGCATGGGAAGTACGGCCGACCGCGCTCGACACGCTCGGGCTCGAAGACGCCGTGTCCCAACTGGTCGCAAGCTGGGAGCCGCATTGCAGCCTGGTGTTCGATCTGCATCTCGGTCTCGGCGAACGACGGCTACCGGCCGATATCGAAAGCGCGCTGTACAGAATCGTGCAGGAAGGCATCACCAATGTGGTCCGCCACGCCCATGCGACCCGGGTCGGCGTGATCCTCGAATTCCGCGGCAGCGACGTGATCTGCATCATCGAGGACGACGGCTGCGGCATCCCTCCTGAACAGGCCGACGAGCATTCGTCCCGCCGGCTCGGACTTGTCGGCATGCGGGAGCGACTTGCCTTGGTCGACGGCACCGTCGAACTGGAAACCGAAACCGGACACGGCACCGCGCTGTTTGTTCGCGTACCTCTCGGCGCGCCGAGCTGA